The Candidatus Komeilibacteria bacterium CG_4_10_14_0_2_um_filter_37_10 genome includes the window ATCGGATTTAAGACAAGCAAAAATAGACAAATTGAAAAAACTAAAGGATTTAGGAATAAACCCATATCCATCCTCTTTTGATAAAAAAAACACAGTTGATCAGGCGCTTAACTCTCTGGGAAAAATTGTAAAAATTGCAGGAAGATTATTTTCTTTCAGAGAGCATGGAAACATTGCTTTTGCAAATTTAAAAGACGAAACAGGAAAGATTCAAATATTTTTTAGAAAAGATCTTCTAGAAGATGATTATAAAAATATTAAGCTTCTGGATTTGGGAGATTTTATTGGTATTGAGGGGGAAGTTGTTAAAACAACCTCCGGAGAAATATCGGTAGCCCCAACTTCATTTATTTTGCTCACAAAGTCGATTCTGCCGCTTCCAAATGAATGGTTTGGTCTTAAAGACACAGAGCTTCGATATAGGCAAAGATATTTAGACCTTATGTTAAACCCCGAGGTTAGAGAAAGATTTAATATTNNNNNNNNNNNNNNNNNNNNNNNNNNNNNNNNNNNNNNNN containing:
- a CDS encoding lysine--tRNA ligase; this translates as SDLRQAKIDKLKKLKDLGINPYPSSFDKKNTVDQALNSLGKIVKIAGRLFSFREHGNIAFANLKDETGKIQIFFRKDLLEDDYKNIKLLDLGDFIGIEGEVVKTTSGEISVAPTSFILLTKSILPLPNEWFGLKDTELRYRQRYLDLMLNPEVRERFNI